The genomic region tttctcacttcctccctctctcactcactaccccTCCCCCTCAAAGCATCATTTGAGTCCTTTGATTCTTAGTTCCATGGAAACAGGCACCATGTTTTCTACCAGCTCTAAATAATAGTTGAAATAATCTCTATCTCAGTGGTGGCACTTTCCATAGAAAGCTTTGAGGAGCTCTACTCCTCTCTACTCaccccaaagaagaaaagatcAATTTATATGGGCAGAAGGAAGTGgaggcaataaaaaaaaaaaaaaaagctaacaaaaGGTCACCATAGGAGACCTTCTCTTAGGAGACCAGGTCTCTTCTGTGGGACTCTCTCCTTAATGCTCAGCAGAAAATTCCAAGTTGACTGATTTTAGACCTCATCAAAAGAGTTAGGGGAACTGAAATGAAATTGGGTATTTATCTGCAGTTTTAAGAATTCAGTCGTAAGTATTAAGATCTTAGATATTAAGTCTTTCTTAGTGATGTGGGCTTATATATTTACAGGGTACttacaggttgttttttttttaatcttcctacTGTGTTGTCAGGTTTCCAGCTTCACACTTATATTGATCAGCAGCAGTCCTGAGTATTTTCAACCCTCTTTCACTTGATCCATCTTTCTCTGATGTCTGCTTCAAGGATCTCACTGCAGTTTGCAGAAAGCAGGGCCAAGTAGACTTTGAGCTGAGGTTTTGTTCCCTCTGCTTTCCGGCTTccaaactgccagccctgaggcTTTATCACTGCCAGCTCACAGCCTTTAGTCACTGCAGAGCAGTGACTGGGCTTTTATCTCAGATTACCAAACTGAGTTAACCCAGCAGGAATTTAGGTGCTGTGTCACTGAAAACCacgggaagaaaaaaaaaaatattcaaaacaggATTAGCAGCACAAGATGAGTTGCTCACCATATATGGAGAAAGACACCTCTTCAGACTTGTGGTGACTGAGGTTCCCTGTTCTGTGTCCTCAGAGCTGCTCTGGCTCTGCAGGGTGAAACTGTGAGAGAAGATCTAGGACTATCTAGAAGTTCCCAGCCTGCAGCCTCTCTGGATTTCAGCCTACAGGCTCCATGCCAAGTACACCAAGCCTGCAAGGCAAGCTGGCATGCACCTCCTGGATGGTTTGCTTAGTCTTCAGTTATCCATACACCCAAAATACTTTGCCAGACATCAAAAATGAAACTTTCATCAAAGACTATGTTCATGCTCACAACAAATTCCGGTCAGAGGTCAGCCCAACAGCCAGTAATATGCGGTACATGGTAAGCAAACATTGGTCTTTGTGGCAGAAGGCGGTCAAAAACAACTAATATTTGGGGGGAGGTTGAATCTTTAGTACCTctgtattttgtcttttaatttttttctattgtgattGAGTACGGTTGGTTCACAATCTGTGATACAGCTTAACTCAGCCAATTCAAATCTATTACCACTGAGCATCCTAAtacattttacttttgtttttgagatgtttcctttcttttgtttatgtagaaattttgctcttttttttttttgcccttttcttctctctctctagttattaagaggtgtgtgtgtgtgtgtgtgtgtgtgtgtgtgtgtgtgtgtgtgtgttttaagtttTGTCTTTTAAAGTTACTTTTTTGATTATGGAAAAGTATAGCCTTTCTAAAAAGACATCATGGAACTAGGAAAAAGATCCTTAGATTTGAATCTCAGCAATTCATGATGCTGAGCTGACTTACCCATTGAGATTTTTATgaactaataaaaatatgtgatatatggCACATGATTCACAAAATAGCATTTGACACACATTAGGCCTCCAGTAAAACGTTGGTCTGTGTTCCTCTCTTGATACTAAATTTTCTGAGAATGTGGAACACTCAGTGACTGGAGACCAGACTAGCATAGAGACATATGTGCAAGTTGatttcttgtcttttctctttCACAATCCCCATTTTGCTCCCTTTCCTCACATTGTTGGGGAACAGGTCCTTTTATTTGATCCCATTGTTGtaacatattttttttcagacttGGGATCCAGAACTAGCCCAAATTGCAAAAAGATGGGCAGAAAACTGTCAGTTTAAACATAATCCACGATTAGGCCAAAATCTGCACAAAAACTTTACTTCATTAGGAGAAAACATCTGGACAGGGACTGCTTTCATCTTTTCTGTGTCATCAGCCATCAAAAGCTGGTATGATGAAGTAGAATATTACGACTACAATACTCGGGAATGTAGCAAAGTCTGTGGCCATTACACTCAGGTAAGAGTTTTCCCTGTATCTCTTAAAATGTGAGCAGAAAGCTGGAATCTGggcttaaaaatatatgtaccaAACAAGTGTAGAAAAGAACAAAGTGTCTTTGTATAATAGTGCATGTGGTCTCTTGGTGTAgatgccaaaaaaaagaaatgactagatcatatggcagctcaatttttagttattttagttgTGTTTATACTGTTTTACAAAAAGACTGAACTAGTCAACAGACATTCTCACCAATAAGAAGTAAGGGTTCTCTTTTCCTCATATCCATGCCAGCAttagtattttttgttcctttatatGTGTGTTAGTTTTACTGGTGTAAGGTTTTATTGAAGTTTTTAATCCAACACCAAGCTGGGTAAGTGTTGGAAGGCAGATTGTAAGATTAACCCACAGAAGAATCTTAGATCGCAGCTTGATATAATAGCTTCTGTGCTGAAACTTTATTGGGAGGGTATATCAGAGAAGTGGCAGTGAAGAATCAGAGAGGAGGAACAGGGAGTAAGGTACCTAGCAGAAAATACCTGACCCCCTGAGAAGTCACCCTGAACCCCAATGCCTGTCTCATGCCATTTGGAGAAGCTTACAATGTGCTATGTGAGCAAAGAAGACAGAGTTATTTTCTGGTTCAAGAAGATATGGGGACAGAAGTTGCTCATACAGCAGAAGTCCTATGTATTGCTTGTTGAAAAGATAAGGATAACTCTAGGTAAAATTAGCTTGGTGAAGATGCATAGCATAGATAAATATGCAAGCTGGTACTTGAAGATGAATAACAATCAGTTCATCTAGCCAGATACACAAATATCAGGAGATTATTTAAGTGAAGTGGACTCCAGAATCAAGACAAGATTCTTTGTTCTACATCAGACAAGATTCTGTGTTCTACatgagaggggggggggagagagagagagatagagagtgtACAGGGTCTAAggtgggcttgccttgcatgtgactgatccccAATACTGCATACTTCGCCCATGATTCTCAAGCATAGAGTTTCTAACTCTGCCCTCTTgccagcactgcagggtatggctcaAATACAAACTAAAATTTAAAGGTACTATGACCATCACTTCgggaatcaaaacaaaaagaaggaaacaagTTTATAATCACATAGTTATGAATTTTTAGAGGTGTTCATTCCAAAGGTATAAAATTAACTTGAGTTTACTTACAAATTCTCCCTTTTTAGTTGACAGGAAAAGAGCTAATATTTTGAACATAAGAAAACTCATACCCAACAGCAATTTACTTccatttaagcatcataattcaTTTGAATTACAATACTGTTTTTTATAGCTTCATGCGTATGTTGTTCCAATACCATAGCCACCATTACCAAAATGTCTCCACCAATGTCCAAGGAATTCTCCCATCTACTATTAACTCCcatgtaaactcagttctgtggacTAACTCTTTAGTTCTGTTTCCTTTGGCTATTTATTATATTCCTTAGTGTGCATTTTTatttcccacatatgagagatattgttctgtctctgtctctgtttctctgaatCACTTTACTTACCATGATATCATCTAATTCCATCCAAAGTCACAGTTTGTATGACTTAATTTATTAGTATAGCTCCTTAGTATTCATTtgtaaatgcatatataaaatgcatattatATAGCACATCTTAATCCATTCATCAATGTCAAACTATTAGAGAACACTACATTCAACATTTGGggtggtgggtcacacctggcaatgctctgcatttagtaatcactcctgttgatgctcaggggatcatatggggtgccagagattgaatctaggttagccacatacaaggcaacactggactatctgtccagccccaacatttaaatattttattaaagaactgtgatttacaaagttgttaactttagttttattttattatattttaatgtatatcactttaccacctttcagcatccagttctgttgttgttgttgttgttgttcatagtttttttttataatttttcttgtgaccaaagtgaattatgaatctttcacagtagtatttaaggtacatagtgacaatgaatcagggccattcccaccaccagggttgtcctccctctgccccataTCCAAAGTGATggtttctaactatcattgtcataatcaTCTCTTATCTGCCCAACTGCACTCCCCTGTTCTTTGCAGCAAACCTCATACCATAAACCATTTTTCCTGtcccttatctttattgtctttgggtactaCAACCATACTATCAGCttattttaaatatcccacaaatgagtgcagtcATGCTATATCCATCCTacctcctctgactcatttcactcagtatcatattctccatatccagccatgtataatcaaatttcatgacttcattaacttcttatatatattatatatattattatatattatatataagtattattatatatatacacaccagtGGCTTATATATCTGAGGTATTAGTCCCTTGTCAGGTAGGTATTgcatgaataatttctcccattccgtggatggctttgtatcctggtcactttTCCTTTAGACATTCAGtgtcatgaagtattttacctatgttttcctaTATGTACCTCTACGTATCTCTGATATTAaagtcttcaatccattttgattttatttttgtgcatggcattaaaacaaggtctgagttcatttatttattttttttttttgcatgtagatgaccaaTATTCTCAACACcgcttgttgaaaaggctttccttgctccacttcatatttctttctcttttatcaaagattaacagGTCATTtttctcaggatattcaagtctattcccttaatctaagggtctgtctttattccaataccttgttgagttttagatgTATAATATTTTAGCACCAATTACTTACTAGTATTAATTTCTCTTCACCAGTATTCCCAGCTTCCTTCCCACCTCTGAGCCTaactccttgacaggcacatttttaatcTCAATTATAGTATTTTGAatctcatatttttattgttgctgaCTCTGAGGTTTAGATATGTTACTATACCACTTCTCTACACTACCGATGTAATGTAGAGGCCTTGACCCCTGCaccctctctctatttctttacaTCTTCTTTTGTGTACTTTGCccctaggtttattttttttctatgtccTTGTCCCCACTATACTCTGGGATCACAGATGGTCTAGGAATCCCCATTTTATTGCATTATATTTCCTCATCCTGTTTTTCTACATGCCATAGATAAGTGGAATTATCCTGGAAAACACTATATTTACCCCTACTTCAGAAGAGGGACTTTCAATTATGGGGTGAATATTCATGAACTCTCTGGGTCTAAGAATATGCAGGAGCTGCAAAACCACTATGGGGTGAATCTCCCTGAAATGCTCAGGTGGCCATGTGGTACCAGCATATTAAACCAGGATTGGGCgggagtggtcctcaaactatggccctcgggccacatattgtatttgtatctgttttgtttcttcattgcaaaataagatatgcagtgtgcataagaattcgttcataggttttgtttttactatagtcagaccctccaatggtctgagggacagtgaactggccccctgtttaaaaagtttgaggacccctgatctaaagcATGTGCTACttaaatcctgtactatctctttaagtCCTAGAAGTCACTTTTTAAGCATGTCTGTTGCTTAGTTCTCTACACTTACAATCTCATTCAATTCTCATCAGAAACCTGTAACCTGTGGATAAGCAAAAGTGAAAAGTCATTTTCCCATTGTAATTTAACTAGAAGAGTTGGAATTCAGAAATcaggcaactttttttttgtttgttttgttttgtttttgggccacaccccgcggtgctcaggggttactcctggctgtctgctcagaaatagctcctggcagacacgggggaccatgtgggacac from Suncus etruscus isolate mSunEtr1 chromosome 11, mSunEtr1.pri.cur, whole genome shotgun sequence harbors:
- the GLIPR1 gene encoding glioma pathogenesis-related protein 1; the encoded protein is MPSTPSLQGKLACTSWMVCLVFSYPYTQNTLPDIKNETFIKDYVHAHNKFRSEVSPTASNMRYMTWDPELAQIAKRWAENCQFKHNPRLGQNLHKNFTSLGENIWTGTAFIFSVSSAIKSWYDEVEYYDYNTRECSKVCGHYTQVVWADSFKVGCAVHFCAVVGYLERITNAAHFICNYGPAGNYPTKPYKKGSACSACNKNDICLDNLCANPKRDEVPRYHSLKFPGWLLYPRNRYTSLFLIINPPIIILSVIVAIFVKHKYPHLTLQG